cccaacacacacacctacacacagaccaacacacaccctgacacacaccAGCTACTGTTACAGACTCACctactgctcacacacacatgccttcTGACACACACGCGCACTCAAACTCCACACATACCTGCAAAGCCTGCTGTCCACACGCATGCATCTCACCGTCaggtagtgtctgtctgtgtatgtgagagagatgaGTGCAGTGTTGTAATATGCTGTAGCAACACTTTCCAGACACTGAAGCTAGTGGTTGGTGTcaggatggtgttgatgtcaggatggtgttgatgtcaggatggtgttggtgtcaggatggtgttggtgtcaggatggtgttgatgtcaggatggtgttggtgtcaggatggtgttggtgtcaggaTAGTATCCTGCAACACCATCCTGAACAAACACCACCCTGACACCACACAACATCCTGAACCAACACCATCCTGACAACCAACACCAtcctgacaccaacaccatcctgAACACCAACACACATCCTGACCACCAACACCATCCTGACACAACACCATCCTGACACCACACCATCCTGACACCAACACCACCTGACAACAACACCATCCtgacaccaacacatcctgacaccaacaccatcctgAACAACACAACACTCtgacaccaacacatcctgaCACCAACACTCTTCCTGACACCAACACTAtcctgacaccaacaccatcctgACACCACACCATCCTGACACAAACACCAtcctgacaccaacaccatcctgacacaacaccatcctgacacaacaccacacatcaaCACAACCTGACAACAACACATCCTGACACCAACAACAtcctgacaccaacaccatcctgACACAACACTATCCGACACCAACATACTATCCTACACCAACACCATcctgacatcaacaccatcctgacacaacaccatcctgacaccaacaccatcctgACACCAACAACATCCTGACACAACACCATCCTGACACCACACCATCCTGATACCAACACCATCCTGACACCAACACTATCCTGACACCAACACCAATCCTACACCAACCACATCCTGACACCAACCACCAtcctgacaccaacaccatcctgACACCAACACTACCTGACACCAAACCATCCTGATACCAACACCATCCTGACACCAACACTACCCTGACACCAAACCATctgacaccaacaccatcctgACAACAACACCATCCTGAACAACACCAtcctgacaccaacaccatcatgaaCCAACACCATCatgacatcaacaccatcctgACACCACACCATCCTGACACCAAACAACATCCTGACCCACAACACCATCCTGACACCAACACtcctgacaccaacaccatcctgACACAACACTtcctgacaccaacaccatcctgATACCAACACCATCCTGACACCAACACTATCTGACANNNNNNNNNNNNNNNNNNNNNNNNNNNNNNNNNNNNNNNNNNNNNNNNNNNNNNNNNNNNNNNNNNNNNNNNNNNNNNNNNNNNNNNNNNNNNNNNNNNNNNNNNNNNNNNNNNNNNNNNNNNNNNNNNNNNNNNNNNNNNNNNNNNNNNNNNNNNNNNNNNNNNNNNNNNNNNNNNNNNNNNNNNNNNNNNNNNNNNNNNNNNNNNNNNNNNNNNNNNNNNNNNNNNNNNNNNNNNNNNNNNNNNNNNNNNNNNNNNNNNNNNNNNNNNNNNNNNNNNNNNNNNNNNNNNNNNNNNNNNNNNNNTGGTGTTGGTCTcaggatggtgttggtgtcaggatgttgttggtgtcaggatggtgttggtgtcaggatggtgttgatgtcggcagcagatagcctagtggttagagcgttgggccagtaaccgaaaggttgctggatMaaatccctgagctgacaaggtaaacatctgttgttctgctactgaacaaggcagttaacccactSTTTCCccagtaggccttcattgtaaataataatttgttcttaactgacttgcctagttaaaaaaaggttagaaaagtgaaaaggagactggGATAGGACTTTAATTGGCTTCAGAGGAGGAGAAGCTTTAAAGTGGCTGTTATTGGCTGTGCTCCACAGCAGATTAAGTCTTTTTCAATAAAGCCACAGTCTCAGATTTCTAAGCTCCTGTCACGACAACCTTACCAAAGTTCCACAGACTTTACCTCatcatatcaatcaatcaagtgtattttataaatccctttttacatcagcagcttTCACAAAGTGCTTCTACAGATATCAAAAACTGTCCCCTTGAGCTGAAATAGACCCTAGACCCTTATTTCCTAGTGAGACCTTGTCATGGCATATATTGATCAAAGTGTGTCCCAACTAATATGGTCTTTGCGTCAAACTAATATGGTCTTTGCGTCAAACTAATATGGTCTTTGCGTCAAACTAATATGGTCTTTGCATCAAACTAATATGGTCTTTGCATCAAACAATGTAACATGCCTACAATTCCCTGCTTGTCTCTTCCCATGAGACTTTATGGTGTTATTGACCATGGACTCGTGTTCCAGAAAGCTCTTATGCAAAATGTTATTCCTGgttttgtacagtacagtagaatgccATGAAGTTAACATGTATTACTCtaggctcctgcctgtgccaacTACACGCTTTCCTGCTTATTAAATTCTGACATTCTACAGTATTTCCTAATTACATGGAAGAGTGGGTTTTGTCTGTAAGGGACATGGGACACCATtgtgtgcacttacgtttgtAGGGCATGTGAGAGCGGKTCTTGTGGTAGAGCTTCTTGCTGGCGACACTGCGCACCCTCCTGACGTTATAGTCCAGTGTGTTGCATTTGTTCTTGTGGCAGTCCAGGCAGGTACCCTTCTCAAAGGCATTGTCATCACTGCATCTGTAGGCCATGATCTGCTTGTCTTTGTTCAGAAGGGAGTCGATGAACAGGTAGACTGAACGCTTATGGGCACATTTCACTGTCTGCTCAAAACCTAGGAGAGAAAGAGTGGAAATGTGAGTGAAATTTAAAAAGGGGGCAGGTAATAAGACTGTAACACATATGAATTGAGCATTCAAACTTTGGACTCAAATGTTCCCCTTTGTGATCAGGTCACTGCATCATTCTAGCCCTGGTTAAACTAAACTGGGACTGAGGCTATTCGGAACTGTATCTGTGCCAGCCTTCAATCTTTTCCTCTCCTCAGAATACAGACTACGCCTTAACAAGATCCTGATTATACTTTTTAGTTGGTCATTATTTGGGGATTCATTATCCCCAAAACAGATCTGTCATAATGTCCTGTCACTTCTCTGGGTAAAAAGGCCTGTCAACCTCTTTATGTCTGTGCGCTGACTGATCTGAGACCTGTCTTCAGGCCTGCTTCTCCTGAGGAGATCTCATCATAGCCTGGAGGCAGAATGCACAGTGGACAGACAGGGCTGAGGGAGATCTATTTCTCTAATTAACTCACGAGGATGACAGATAATGTGCTTCTGTCTTTCAtgtaagaaaaaaaatgtttttgattgAATCCCCYGAAATCCCACCACCACTTATTTCTGACTATTGGGAATTCTATTCATATTCAGCAGAGCAGCGTGAATATAAGATGAGGCACTGCTTTCACACGATACTGCCTTATTATTTTAGTTTGTGCCTCTGCAAGGTAAATKGTAATGGTTTACTTTGATCAAAAATAGCTCTTCTCCTTAATATACCCTACCAATATTTTTCTATATGCCAAATGACTCTTCCCTCCCCACTCCACCACTGTGACAGACTCACCATTGATTCCATGCAAGGCGATATGTTCCATTAAGCTCTGGAAAGGGTGGCATTCTGGTTGGAAGTCACCCCCGTTGGGGTAGAAGTCAACATGTGCCACAGGCTGCTTGATGCCCACACTCAGCCCCATGCGTTCTTGAGTGTAGGTGTGGATGGCATCCACAAATAGGGCATCATCAGGGGACAGTCTGTCTGATGCTGCCATGACCTCAAACAGGGGACCTGCTGGATCCAGACCTGGACAAAGAAACACAAATGATCTCAGGCTTTTCACCAGAGTGCCATTAGACTTGGAtacttgtcacaccctggccttagtattctttgttttctttattattttagttaggtcagggtgtgacatggggaatgtatgtgtttttgtagtgtctagggtggttgtatggtttagggggttaaatagagtagatgggtttgtgtttaatataggtgtctagctgtgtctatggttgcctgaatggttctcaatcagagacagatgtcattaattgtctctgattgggagccatatttaaggcagccataggcactaggtttatgtgggtaattgtctatgttgaacgttagtagcttgtgtgtgtgtgtgcactttcgtttatagcttcacggtcgtttgttttgttagttttgttgtaagagtgtttcgtttcgtgttacgtcttcttcaaaataaaaggaagatgtatttctcacacgctgcgccttggtctcctcactacgacgatcgtgacaatactTCTATAAGAATTGTACTCTAATGCATTATTTAGCCAGGAAATGGTGTGACAAAATATTTACAGAGAGTAGAAAACCTCACCAGTAATTCGTCCAATCTTTCCACGTCCTCCCAGGTAGCTTCCAGCAAATCCAGAGACGTGAGCACCAAGACTGTATCCAATCAGATGAACTTTCTCTGCAGGAAACAGGTAAAACTCCTGACACACAAAGATCGTTATTATTTTAGTGTTGATGTGAAAAGGAGGTGATGATGTGACATTATCGTCTTTTGTAGAAGACATTTATATCTCCTAAAGAGGTTGTCTTCTCATTTCTGTCACACAAACAGTACTTTGCTATGACAGTCTTTGTTGAACACATTGAACACTTTCCTGACTCTCACCTGCAGCCACTGTAGCAGGAATGCTATGTCCTTCCCCACTGCCCTAGTGTTCTGGGCTGCGTTAGGGTAGTTCATATTGGCCTGTAAAAGCCAGTCAGTAACGATCACATTGACTGGTCTTCAGAGCAGAAGCAAGAACGGGCACCCAGCTCTCCATCAGAGCATTTATCTTGGAAAAAGAGAAACGGGTTTTAATCTCAtttgtagggttgcaaagggagggtatctTACTGGAATCCTTCTACGTTTACCAGTAAACTCACAGAATTTTGATAACTTTCAAGGTTTTTGGGGGAATTTTATcagatgacatctagtggcctttttgggTTCTCCAGATCATCACACGTGTACGTAATTATTTCTGGCCCTCTACGTGGCCTCATCACatgtcaaatatataaaaaatWATCAAATAACATAGttttgaaataaaaaatagaatgacaaagctgtaaaacttTATcataaatataaaccatcaacttagtgaataccattggtgtttaatatgagggtttcagcatgaaatatccttttatttatttttttacacacttgtatttattttaatatgtCAATACGTATTTTGTCACCAAACTTgtagcagttgtgaaaaaagtaaatcgttggaagagttgcagaggtaattgaaaataatgccattgctGATTAGTTGCTTTTCTTAATTTTATTTCTTAACATTTTTATCTTGAACCATAACCACTAAAAACTCATGGATAATATGGACACAGACATAAAAAATGcattctatatacagttgaagtcggaagtttacaccttagccaaatacatttaaactcagttttccacaattcctgacaattaatcctcgtaaaaaattccatgtcttaggatcaccactttattttaagaatgtgaaatgtcagaataatagtagagagaattatttatttcagtttttatttctttaatcacattcccagtgggtcagaagtttacatacactcaaattagtatttggtagcattgcctctacattgtttaacttg
This portion of the Salvelinus sp. IW2-2015 linkage group LG15, ASM291031v2, whole genome shotgun sequence genome encodes:
- the lipca gene encoding LOW QUALITY PROTEIN: hepatic triacylglycerol lipase (The sequence of the model RefSeq protein was modified relative to this genomic sequence to represent the inferred CDS: inserted 4 bases in 2 codons), with the translated sequence MALVQVLRVLCCLLLTYHMGDARRIKGSVTVDPKPVLRMKMPHITSSLXKLYSDGAKDMEDWCTVEAFRPHTQTSCGFNSSPPLIIITHGWSINALMESWVPVLASALKTXVNVIVTDWLLQANMNYPNAAQNTRAVGKDIAFLLQWLQEFYLFPAEKVHLIGYSLGAHVSGFAGSYLGGRGKIGRITGLDPAGPLFEVMAASDRLSPDDALFVDAIHTYTQERMGLSVGIKQPVAHVDFYPNGGDFQPECHPFQSLMEHIALHGINGFEQTVKCAHKRSVYLFIDSLLNKDKQIMAYRCSDDNAFEKGTCLDCHKNKCNTLDYNVRRVRSVASKKLYHKXRSHMPYKLYHYQFRIQFVNQIEKTEPTLTISLTGTKEDSPEMPITFIEEISGNKTYTFLITLDSDVGDLMMLKFXWEGSVVNNMWSKMQTFNSWSSGGMRPKLTVGKIRVKAGETQNRTTFCAQTSDGIYIRSSQENVFVRCEENAQKQCRRKTHLS